A genome region from Aliivibrio salmonicida LFI1238 includes the following:
- a CDS encoding methyl-accepting chemotaxis protein, with translation MPVITFKPWERLVTDIKLVPKLVMLMVFSTVLLVSKQLWDANTFYHAVIDVQKESAQSAATANAELINGILNSQSGNQQLVAEAITAQAKAWTTGNYIYAIDRNSGEVFGHKSIQSLSSLTGSIDGGNSVNQLLRNVSSQQAYSLNDNTRYEFAVKVANHNWVVASSLTTKGAEAYYQEYLMQVIWQTIAMIVAFMVILLGASSIMLRQMRYLNSSMKEIAAQNLSLPVEMNCKDEFGDLARELDKTRLQLKSVVENQLSASQELASLTEIMTISMEGTKEAAQEEFAEIDQLATAMSEMNSTVQNVAENARSASIGTEQAKIQAKIGQEFVQGTIIKIQALSGDIAASAEVVNQVEERVISISSVVETIRGISEQTNLLALNAAIEAARAGDAGRGFAVVADEVRNLAQSTQGATVEIQEMITQLQNSANQAVDLMEKSVVEAAEGVELVTNAGTELDSIVNQVNNINEMNFQIASAAEQQSSVAEEMDQNLTNVRELVEASVVVMTELTETSEEMKKNAEDLESKMKMFKI, from the coding sequence ATGCCCGTAATAACATTTAAGCCATGGGAAAGGCTGGTAACTGATATTAAGTTAGTCCCTAAATTGGTCATGTTAATGGTATTTAGTACCGTTTTGTTAGTATCAAAACAATTATGGGATGCAAATACGTTCTATCATGCCGTTATTGATGTTCAAAAAGAAAGCGCACAAAGCGCTGCGACAGCGAATGCAGAATTAATTAACGGTATTTTAAACAGCCAATCGGGCAATCAGCAATTGGTGGCAGAGGCCATCACCGCTCAAGCAAAGGCATGGACCACCGGAAACTACATTTACGCGATTGATCGTAATAGTGGGGAAGTCTTTGGCCATAAATCGATTCAATCGTTGTCTTCATTAACAGGATCTATTGATGGTGGAAACTCCGTTAACCAACTCTTGCGTAATGTATCGTCTCAGCAAGCGTATTCCCTTAATGATAATACTCGCTATGAGTTTGCCGTAAAAGTGGCAAATCATAATTGGGTTGTTGCTTCTTCATTAACAACAAAAGGTGCAGAGGCTTATTATCAAGAATATTTGATGCAAGTGATTTGGCAGACCATTGCCATGATTGTTGCTTTTATGGTTATTCTGTTGGGTGCTTCAAGCATTATGCTGCGCCAAATGCGTTACTTGAACAGTTCAATGAAAGAGATTGCGGCGCAAAATTTATCGCTACCTGTTGAGATGAATTGCAAAGATGAATTTGGTGATCTAGCAAGAGAATTAGATAAAACGCGTTTACAGCTTAAATCGGTTGTGGAGAATCAATTATCGGCATCTCAAGAGTTGGCCAGTTTGACTGAAATCATGACGATAAGCATGGAAGGAACAAAAGAAGCGGCCCAAGAAGAGTTTGCAGAAATTGATCAGCTAGCGACAGCAATGAGTGAAATGAATTCTACGGTTCAAAACGTAGCAGAAAATGCGCGCAGTGCCTCTATAGGGACAGAGCAAGCTAAAATCCAAGCAAAAATAGGTCAAGAATTTGTTCAAGGGACCATCATTAAAATTCAAGCACTGTCTGGTGATATAGCGGCTTCTGCTGAAGTGGTTAATCAAGTAGAAGAACGAGTAATATCCATTAGTTCAGTGGTTGAGACGATTCGTGGCATCTCAGAACAAACGAATTTATTAGCATTAAACGCGGCAATTGAAGCGGCACGCGCAGGTGATGCTGGTCGAGGTTTTGCGGTCGTTGCTGATGAAGTGAGAAACCTAGCACAGAGCACACAAGGTGCAACGGTTGAGATCCAAGAAATGATCACTCAGCTTCAAAACAGCGCGAATCAAGCCGTTGACCTAATGGAAAAAAGTGTGGTTGAAGCGGCTGAAGGCGTGGAATTGGTGACGAATGCTGGGACAGAACTAGACAGCATTGTGAATCAAGTGAATAACATTAATGAAATGAACTTCCAAATCGCGAGTGCTGCGGAGCAACAAAGCAGTGTGGCTGAAGAAATGGATCAGAACCTAACGAATGTTCGTGAACTGGTTGAAGCGTCAGTGGTTGTAATGACAGAGCTAACCGAAACCTCAGAAGAAATGAAGAAGAATGCTGAAGATCTCGAAAGTAAAATGAAGATGTTTAAGATCTAG